A genomic region of Zea mays cultivar B73 chromosome 6, Zm-B73-REFERENCE-NAM-5.0, whole genome shotgun sequence contains the following coding sequences:
- the LOC542373 gene encoding dehydrin DHN1 (The RefSeq protein has 3 substitutions compared to this genomic sequence), whose protein sequence is MEYGQQGQRGHGATGHVDQYGNLVGGVEHGTGGMRHGTGTAGGMGQLGEHGGAGMGGGQFQPAREEHKTGGILHRSGSSSSSSSEDDGMGGRRKKGIKEKIKEKLPGGHKDDQHATATTGGAYGQQGHTGSAYGQQGHTGGSYATGTEGTGEKKGIMDKIKEKLPGQH, encoded by the exons ATGGAGTACGGTCAGCAGGGGCAGCGCGGCCACGGCGCCACGGGCCATGTCGACCAGTACGGCAACCCAGTCGGCGGCGTCGAGCACGGCACCGGCGGCATGAGGCACGGCACGGGAACCACCGGCGGCATGGGCCAGCTGGGTGAGCACGGCGGCGCTGGCATGGGTGGCGGGCAGTTCCAGCCTGCGAGGGAGGAGCACAAGACCGGCGGCATCCTGCATCGCTCCGGCAGCTCCAGCTCCAGCTCG TCGGAGGACGACGGCATGGGCGGAAGGAGGAAGAAGGGAatcaaggagaagatcaaagagaagctgcCCGGAGGCCACAAGGACGACCAGCACGCCACGGCGACGACCGGCGGCGCCTATGGGCAGCAGGGACACACCGGCAGCGCCTACGGGCAGCAGGGACACACCGGCGGCGCCTACGCCACCGGCACCGAGGGCACCGGCGAGAAGAAAGGCATTATGGACAAGATCAAGGAGAAGCTGCCCGGACAGCACTGA